A DNA window from Rhizobium jaguaris contains the following coding sequences:
- the istB gene encoding IS21-like element helper ATPase IstB — MLAHPTLDKLNSMGLAGMAKAFGELVTNGEAEHLSHAEWLGLLLEREWSSRYDRKLAARLRFAKLRHQATPEDVDYRSERGLDRALFMKLLGGDWINAHDNLAICGPSGVGKSWLACALGHKACRDDRSVLYQRVPRLFAQLALARGDGRYARLQRTLGHVQVLILDDWGLEPLNEQARHDLLEILEDRYGRRSTIITSQLPVSAWHDVIGNPTYADAILDRLVHNAHRIELSGDSLRRNLPRKA; from the coding sequence ATGCTTGCCCATCCAACACTCGACAAACTCAATTCCATGGGCCTGGCCGGCATGGCAAAGGCCTTCGGGGAGCTCGTCACCAACGGCGAAGCCGAACATCTCTCGCATGCCGAGTGGCTAGGACTGCTGCTCGAACGGGAGTGGAGTTCCCGCTACGATCGTAAGCTTGCCGCACGCCTCAGGTTTGCCAAGCTTCGCCACCAGGCCACCCCGGAAGATGTCGACTACCGCAGCGAGCGCGGCCTTGATCGCGCGCTCTTCATGAAGCTGCTCGGCGGCGACTGGATCAACGCTCATGACAATCTGGCCATTTGCGGACCCTCGGGTGTCGGAAAAAGCTGGTTAGCCTGCGCTCTCGGCCACAAGGCTTGCCGTGACGATCGTTCCGTTCTCTATCAGCGTGTCCCACGACTGTTTGCTCAGCTCGCACTTGCTCGCGGCGACGGCAGGTATGCTCGGCTGCAACGTACCCTGGGCCATGTTCAAGTCCTGATCCTCGACGACTGGGGTCTCGAACCGCTCAACGAACAGGCCCGGCACGACCTCCTCGAAATCCTGGAAGATCGCTACGGCCGCAGATCAACCATCATTACCAGCCAACTTCCGGTGTCGGCATGGCACGACGTCATAGGAAACCCGACTTATGCTGATGCCATCCTGGATCGCCTCGTTCACAACGCCCATCGCATCGAATTGAGCGGCGATAGCCTACGCCGAAACCTGCCCCGAAAAGCTTGA
- a CDS encoding RidA family protein: MAHIESRLTALGLQLPQPIKLPPDVVLRFPWVRIHGNRAFISGHGALAPDGSIATPLGKVGRDLSLEEAYHAAKLTGLAMLASLKVPIPMKPPLCSEMIAPLDSGMISPPV; the protein is encoded by the coding sequence ATGGCGCACATTGAAAGCCGTTTGACAGCGCTAGGCTTGCAGCTTCCACAACCGATAAAACTTCCGCCGGATGTGGTCCTCCGCTTTCCTTGGGTTCGCATCCATGGCAACCGGGCGTTTATTTCGGGACATGGAGCTTTGGCGCCTGACGGGTCGATCGCCACGCCTCTCGGTAAGGTCGGCCGCGACCTGTCGTTGGAGGAAGCCTATCATGCGGCGAAATTGACCGGATTGGCGATGCTTGCGAGCCTGAAGGTGCCGATTCCGATGAAGCCGCCCCTTTGTTCCGAGATGATTGCGCCCCTTGATTCCGGGATGATCTCGCCCCCTGTTTAG
- a CDS encoding winged helix-turn-helix transcriptional regulator has protein sequence MNKMQNYDEVPGCTMYAALNLISGKWKGMILYHLLRGTLRFNALKRQLGDCSQRLLIKQLRELEEDGLVERKVFAVIPPKVEYSITEEGRTLAPILMGLRDWGHGWLTRRNLVARDDHLLNADTDGASAAR, from the coding sequence ATGAACAAAATGCAGAACTACGACGAGGTGCCCGGCTGCACGATGTATGCGGCCCTCAATCTCATTAGCGGCAAATGGAAAGGCATGATCCTTTATCACCTGCTCAGGGGGACGCTGCGGTTCAACGCCTTGAAAAGGCAGCTCGGGGATTGTTCGCAGCGCCTTCTGATCAAACAGCTTCGGGAGTTGGAGGAGGATGGCCTCGTTGAACGCAAAGTATTTGCCGTCATCCCGCCGAAGGTCGAATATTCGATCACGGAGGAAGGTCGCACCCTTGCTCCAATCCTGATGGGGTTGCGAGATTGGGGGCATGGTTGGCTGACACGGCGCAATCTGGTTGCACGTGACGACCACCTGCTGAATGCGGATACAGATGGCGCGTCTGCTGCACGATAG
- a CDS encoding zinc-dependent alcohol dehydrogenase family protein gives MTRIVRFHEYGDPEVLRIEDIDVPAPAADEVQIAVRAIGLNRAEVMFRRGAYLYDAAFPSMLGYEAAGTVKALGSNVTGFAEGDAVSVIPTLDMARWGTYGEVINIPARHVVRHPANLSFEQAAASWMQYVTAWGALIEQAKLTADDFVIVSAASSSVGIAAFQVARSVGATVIATTRTSAKAAALGNAGAHHVIATAEEDLTARVMDITDGKGARVVFDPIGGPAIAQLTECMAVGGILFEYGALSPDEGPFPQFAVLGKSLTLKGYLYTEIVTDDAILDRAKTFINAGLQSGALDPLISRTFPFHQIQEATTFLESNEQIGKIVVTL, from the coding sequence ATGACCCGCATCGTACGTTTTCACGAATATGGCGATCCCGAAGTCCTTCGGATCGAGGACATCGACGTCCCCGCTCCGGCGGCAGACGAGGTGCAGATCGCCGTGCGCGCCATCGGCCTCAACCGTGCCGAGGTGATGTTTCGCAGAGGTGCATATCTTTACGACGCCGCGTTTCCGTCCATGCTCGGTTATGAGGCCGCCGGAACCGTCAAGGCGCTCGGCAGCAACGTGACCGGATTTGCGGAAGGGGACGCGGTGAGCGTTATCCCGACTTTGGACATGGCGCGTTGGGGGACATATGGTGAAGTCATCAATATCCCAGCCCGTCACGTCGTAAGGCATCCGGCTAACCTGTCGTTCGAGCAGGCCGCCGCCTCCTGGATGCAGTATGTTACCGCGTGGGGCGCTCTGATCGAGCAGGCGAAACTCACCGCCGACGACTTCGTGATCGTTTCTGCCGCGTCGAGCAGTGTTGGCATCGCCGCCTTTCAAGTCGCGCGGAGTGTCGGGGCAACGGTGATTGCCACCACCCGGACGAGCGCCAAGGCCGCGGCGCTGGGCAATGCTGGTGCTCATCACGTTATCGCAACAGCGGAGGAGGACCTTACTGCACGGGTAATGGACATCACCGACGGCAAGGGCGCGCGCGTCGTGTTCGACCCAATCGGCGGCCCGGCGATCGCGCAGCTCACCGAATGCATGGCCGTGGGCGGCATCCTTTTCGAATACGGGGCGCTTAGCCCGGACGAGGGACCTTTCCCGCAGTTCGCCGTTCTCGGCAAAAGCCTGACGTTGAAAGGCTACCTCTATACCGAGATCGTGACCGACGATGCCATCCTCGACCGCGCCAAGACCTTTATCAATGCGGGGCTGCAATCAGGCGCGCTCGATCCGCTGATCTCCCGCACCTTCCCGTTTCATCAGATTCAGGAAGCGACGACCTTCTTGGAAAGCAATGAGCAGATCGGGAAAATCGTCGTCACGCTGTAG
- a CDS encoding ATP-binding protein: MPAIQYPFIDIAVHPRVRERFARGEAMVLFATGMDRVLWANGAGANLFGYDVIYDFLDQGPKAGDVSFRQIEATARGLAALGDQRTFLIRMAAGFQRAVVSAAVEIIRVQAGEEAILFSSPVSSKPLSPAESARRMIGGFDDPDTHMAVIGRDGEVIAASARFDALGVTPQTARMLTTMAGAQAERLIKRPIPTGHGYLPAAVGKLSEIPALHLLFVVETVAGNLDPTESLGAGAAAAAIEPEAEEARTELETAAAEEMPAPNAAPVAEAPSPDVIDAVAHIQEVEDISESAAADHEEAHPQSDAAGKDIDALVMMDSATPEQIEAAAHADELIQDADDDLLSSGEEGPVEHADTTAEPAEAKAVMPEVDQPEGFTFKRSGRATRFVWRIDAEGRFSEVSREFAEAVGPHATKVTGVAFADIAEHFNLDPDGKIAELLSRRDTWSGRTIYWPVEKTSLVVPVDLAALPTYTRSRDFDGFRGFGVVRLSDAIEDPMKLGLTLGGEEEQATPSIAEEPVAETAAPTIAEETLQVPPGETVAEGKEAAHEAGPEAAENEEPPALKIAETPNRRESDKVIQLHQRRPLMQGGLSLSEQAAFREIARQLEPFGKRAEPPAGQPEGMEQPEEVVDISPQPNAADEVLSDAVETPADNNAAEERPHAEAPPESDGTAHSEPDMPAPLAETEKPEEVATPDLEEPKTSGEPEGDFNPLNVLNTAIPPRVKMRDGLSAEIVDQLPLAILVHAGDRLIHGNPEFLRLTGYESLADLEHVGGLDALLQRHDLEGKTERPGTMMVVRADDALVPVTARLQSIRWEDGTALMLALMPLDKIETSTPSEPVPEEARPERMVEKLAKLQVEIEELRSTLETATDGVVIIGQEGEIRSMNRSASALFNYDDQETRGKPFVMLFAHESQKAVLDYLAGLSGHGVASVLNDGREVIGREAAGGFVPLFMTMGRLNSSNGYCAVIRDITQWKRTEEELRNAKRAAETANAHKTDFLARVSHEIRTPLNAIIGFSDMMAGERFGPIGHSRYIEYATDIGRSGRHVLDIVNDLLDISKIEAGEMDLEFSSVGLNEAIAEAVSLVQPQANSQRVIIRTALSQAVPNVVADLRSIKQIALNILSNAIRFTPSGGQIVVSTSYEGNGSVVMRIRDTGVGMTRSELEQAMKPFRQVSTNARKRGDGTGLGLPLTKAMVDANRATFSINSAPNEGTLVEITFPSPRVLAN; the protein is encoded by the coding sequence ATGCCCGCAATTCAGTACCCATTCATTGACATTGCCGTGCATCCCCGCGTTCGGGAGCGGTTTGCGCGCGGCGAAGCCATGGTGCTGTTTGCGACTGGCATGGATCGCGTGCTCTGGGCCAATGGCGCCGGCGCCAATCTCTTCGGCTACGATGTCATCTATGATTTCCTCGACCAAGGGCCGAAAGCCGGCGACGTCTCCTTCCGGCAGATCGAGGCGACCGCACGTGGACTTGCTGCCCTCGGCGACCAGCGCACCTTTCTGATCCGCATGGCCGCCGGCTTCCAGCGCGCCGTCGTCAGTGCCGCGGTCGAAATCATCCGAGTTCAGGCAGGCGAAGAGGCGATCCTGTTTTCCTCACCAGTCTCCTCTAAGCCGCTGAGCCCCGCCGAAAGCGCGAGGCGGATGATCGGCGGATTTGACGATCCCGATACGCATATGGCCGTGATCGGGCGCGACGGCGAGGTCATCGCCGCTTCCGCGCGCTTCGATGCGCTTGGCGTCACGCCGCAGACCGCGAGGATGTTGACGACCATGGCGGGCGCGCAAGCGGAGCGGCTGATCAAGCGGCCGATCCCAACCGGCCATGGCTATCTGCCCGCCGCCGTCGGCAAGCTGTCGGAAATCCCAGCCTTACATCTGCTCTTCGTCGTCGAGACCGTAGCCGGCAATCTCGATCCGACGGAAAGCCTTGGCGCCGGCGCGGCTGCCGCAGCCATCGAGCCGGAGGCCGAAGAGGCGCGAACGGAACTGGAAACTGCAGCGGCTGAGGAGATGCCCGCTCCCAACGCGGCACCTGTTGCGGAGGCCCCCTCTCCTGACGTCATCGACGCGGTGGCGCATATCCAAGAGGTCGAGGACATTTCGGAGAGCGCCGCCGCCGACCATGAAGAGGCACATCCGCAGTCCGATGCCGCGGGCAAAGATATTGATGCGCTGGTGATGATGGACAGCGCGACGCCGGAACAGATCGAAGCGGCCGCACATGCCGATGAGCTTATTCAGGACGCCGATGACGATCTTCTTTCGAGCGGCGAAGAAGGGCCGGTGGAACATGCGGACACAACCGCTGAACCGGCCGAGGCCAAGGCCGTCATGCCCGAAGTCGACCAACCGGAGGGCTTCACTTTCAAGCGCAGCGGTCGCGCTACGCGCTTCGTCTGGAGGATCGACGCCGAAGGCCGCTTCAGCGAAGTCTCGCGCGAGTTCGCCGAAGCCGTAGGCCCGCATGCCACGAAGGTAACCGGCGTCGCCTTCGCCGACATTGCCGAGCATTTCAATCTCGATCCGGACGGCAAGATCGCCGAGCTTCTGTCGCGGCGCGACACATGGTCTGGCCGGACGATCTATTGGCCGGTGGAAAAGACCAGCTTGGTAGTGCCAGTCGATCTGGCCGCATTGCCGACCTACACCCGCAGCCGCGACTTCGACGGATTCAGAGGCTTCGGCGTCGTGCGCCTCTCCGATGCAATCGAAGATCCGATGAAACTCGGGTTGACGTTGGGCGGAGAGGAAGAGCAGGCCACGCCGAGCATTGCTGAGGAGCCTGTCGCGGAGACGGCAGCGCCAACAATTGCTGAAGAAACGCTGCAGGTCCCGCCGGGGGAAACTGTTGCCGAAGGAAAAGAGGCCGCTCACGAAGCAGGCCCTGAGGCAGCGGAGAATGAAGAGCCGCCTGCCCTGAAGATTGCCGAGACGCCGAACCGTCGCGAATCCGACAAGGTCATCCAGTTGCATCAGCGCCGCCCGTTGATGCAAGGCGGTCTGTCGCTGAGCGAACAGGCAGCGTTCCGCGAGATCGCCCGGCAGCTCGAACCCTTCGGCAAACGCGCCGAGCCGCCCGCCGGTCAGCCTGAAGGGATGGAACAGCCCGAAGAGGTGGTGGACATCTCTCCGCAGCCGAATGCGGCGGATGAGGTGCTGTCCGATGCCGTCGAAACGCCGGCCGATAACAATGCCGCCGAAGAGCGGCCGCATGCCGAAGCTCCGCCGGAGAGCGACGGAACTGCACATTCCGAACCAGACATGCCGGCGCCTTTGGCTGAGACGGAAAAGCCGGAAGAGGTCGCCACGCCCGACCTGGAGGAGCCGAAAACCTCCGGGGAGCCGGAAGGGGATTTCAATCCGCTGAACGTCTTGAACACCGCCATCCCGCCGCGCGTGAAAATGCGCGATGGCCTGTCGGCCGAGATCGTCGACCAACTGCCCCTCGCCATTCTCGTCCATGCCGGGGACCGGCTGATCCATGGCAATCCGGAATTCCTCCGGCTGACGGGCTATGAAAGCCTTGCAGACCTCGAGCATGTCGGCGGGCTGGATGCGCTGTTGCAGCGTCATGATCTCGAAGGCAAGACCGAGCGGCCGGGCACGATGATGGTGGTACGCGCCGACGATGCGCTGGTGCCGGTCACCGCGCGGCTGCAATCGATCCGTTGGGAAGACGGCACGGCTTTGATGCTGGCGCTGATGCCGCTCGACAAGATCGAGACTTCCACACCGTCCGAGCCCGTGCCCGAAGAAGCGCGGCCCGAGCGCATGGTCGAAAAACTCGCCAAGCTGCAGGTCGAAATCGAAGAGCTGCGTTCGACGCTGGAGACGGCAACGGATGGTGTCGTCATCATCGGACAAGAGGGCGAGATCCGCTCGATGAACCGCTCGGCAAGCGCGCTCTTCAACTATGACGACCAGGAAACCCGTGGCAAACCTTTCGTCATGCTGTTTGCGCATGAGAGCCAGAAGGCTGTGCTCGACTATCTCGCAGGGCTCTCCGGCCATGGCGTGGCGAGCGTGCTGAACGACGGCCGCGAGGTCATCGGCCGCGAGGCGGCGGGCGGCTTCGTGCCCCTTTTCATGACCATGGGGCGGCTGAACTCCTCGAACGGCTATTGCGCCGTCATCCGCGACATCACGCAGTGGAAGCGCACCGAGGAAGAGTTGCGCAATGCCAAGCGTGCGGCGGAGACCGCCAATGCCCACAAGACCGATTTCCTCGCCCGTGTCAGCCACGAGATCCGCACGCCGCTCAACGCCATCATCGGCTTTTCCGACATGATGGCCGGCGAGCGCTTCGGTCCTATCGGCCATTCCCGCTATATCGAATATGCGACCGATATCGGCCGCTCGGGCCGGCATGTGCTCGATATCGTCAATGATCTGCTGGATATTTCCAAGATCGAAGCCGGCGAAATGGACCTGGAATTTTCCTCCGTCGGCCTCAACGAGGCGATCGCCGAAGCCGTGTCGCTGGTTCAGCCGCAAGCCAACAGCCAGCGTGTCATCATCCGCACGGCGTTGTCGCAAGCCGTCCCCAACGTCGTCGCCGACTTGCGCTCGATCAAGCAGATCGCATTGAACATCCTGTCGAACGCCATCCGCTTCACGCCGTCAGGCGGCCAGATCGTCGTCTCCACGTCTTACGAAGGCAACGGCAGCGTCGTCATGCGCATCCGCGACACCGGCGTCGGCATGACCCGCAGCGAGCTGGAACAGGCGATGAAACCCTTCCGCCAGGTCTCGACCAATGCCCGCAAGCGCGGCGACGGCACCGGCCTCGGCCTGCCGCTGACCAAGGCCATGGTCGACGCGAACCGCGCGACATTCTCGATCAACTCGGCCCCGAATGAGGGGACATTGGTGGAGATTACATTCCCGTCGCCGCGCGTGCTGGCGAATTGA
- a CDS encoding phasin yields MATVKKDDVFSTAAFDPSKLSESFRDFAEKGAAQSKEAFAKMKTAAEEAGKTVEATVQTAQAGTVEIGLKAIDVLRTNAESSLAHMEALLRVKSVAELFELQTSFIRKQAEVTVEQAKSIQETTKKVAEKLAKPAKDAAEKAMASFKAA; encoded by the coding sequence ATGGCTACTGTAAAGAAAGACGACGTTTTTTCAACGGCTGCATTCGACCCGTCCAAGCTCTCTGAATCCTTCCGCGACTTTGCGGAAAAGGGTGCTGCGCAGTCCAAGGAAGCCTTCGCCAAGATGAAGACGGCCGCCGAAGAAGCCGGCAAGACCGTTGAAGCCACTGTGCAGACCGCCCAGGCAGGCACCGTGGAAATCGGCCTAAAGGCCATCGACGTTCTGCGCACCAATGCCGAAAGCTCGCTGGCGCACATGGAAGCCCTGCTTCGCGTCAAGTCCGTCGCCGAACTCTTCGAACTGCAGACCTCCTTCATCCGCAAGCAGGCTGAAGTGACCGTCGAGCAGGCCAAGTCCATCCAGGAAACCACCAAGAAGGTCGCCGAAAAGCTGGCAAAGCCGGCCAAGGACGCGGCTGAAAAGGCCATGGCTTCCTTCAAGGCTGCCTAA
- a CDS encoding LysR family transcriptional regulator, producing the protein MDWDDVRMFLAVARTGQILAASKRLGVNHATLSRRVTTLEERLKTRLLVRRTNGCDLTAEGEIFLHAAERMETEMLRAQASVGHLDSAITGTVRIGAPDGFGVSFLAPRLGRLIARYPELRIQLVPVPRSFSLSQREADIAITLERPEQGRLVSSKLTDYTLGLYASKAYLDQAGLPDSVEALKLHPRIGYVEDLIFTASLNFSGEIMRSWDASFEISTAIGQTEAVRSGAGIGILHDYIARQYPELTRILPDISIKRAYWTIYHESARDLVRVRTVADFLQELVSEERRMFL; encoded by the coding sequence ATGGATTGGGATGATGTCCGCATGTTCCTCGCTGTCGCCCGCACGGGACAGATCCTGGCGGCCTCGAAACGGCTTGGGGTCAACCACGCAACGCTCTCCCGGCGAGTAACGACGCTGGAGGAACGGCTGAAAACGCGGCTGCTGGTGCGCCGCACCAATGGCTGCGACCTGACCGCCGAGGGCGAAATCTTTCTGCATGCGGCCGAGCGCATGGAAACCGAGATGCTGCGTGCCCAGGCAAGCGTCGGCCATCTCGACAGCGCCATTACCGGCACGGTGCGCATTGGCGCACCTGATGGGTTCGGCGTCTCCTTCCTTGCGCCCCGTCTGGGACGGCTGATTGCGCGCTATCCGGAACTGCGCATCCAGCTCGTGCCGGTGCCGCGCTCCTTCTCGCTGTCTCAGCGCGAAGCTGATATTGCCATTACGCTCGAACGTCCGGAACAGGGTCGCCTGGTCTCGTCCAAACTGACGGACTACACGCTCGGCCTTTACGCTTCGAAGGCCTATCTCGACCAGGCAGGCCTGCCCGATAGCGTCGAGGCGCTGAAATTGCACCCGCGCATCGGCTATGTCGAAGATCTGATCTTCACTGCCTCACTCAATTTCTCCGGGGAGATCATGCGTAGCTGGGACGCATCGTTCGAAATCTCCACCGCCATCGGCCAGACGGAGGCGGTGCGCTCCGGCGCCGGCATCGGCATCCTGCACGACTACATCGCCAGGCAATATCCGGAGCTGACCCGCATCCTTCCCGACATCTCTATCAAACGCGCCTACTGGACCATCTATCACGAAAGCGCCCGCGACCTGGTGCGCGTACGCACTGTCGCGGACTTTTTGCAGGAGCTGGTGAGCGAGGAAAGGCGGATGTTTTTGTGA
- a CDS encoding CoA-acylating methylmalonate-semialdehyde dehydrogenase, with protein MQEIGHFIGGKHVAGTSGRTSNVYNPATGEVQATVALASVEEIRAAVENAKAAQPKWAATNPQRRARVFFKFVELLNKNMDELAVMLSKEHGKTVEDSKGDVIRGLEVCEFVCGIPHLQKSEFTEGAGPAIDMYSIRQPVGVGAGITPFNFPAMIPMWMFAPAIACGNAFILKPSERDPSVPIRLAELMIEAGLPAGILNVVNGDKAAVDAILTDPDIAAVTFVGSTPIARYVYGTAAMNGKRAQCFGGAKNHMIIMPDADMDQAVNALMGAGYGSAGERCMAISVAVPVGEDTANRLVERLVPKIESLRIGPYTDDKADMGPLVTKDAYNRVNGLIDRGVEEGAKLVVDGRGFKLQGYEDGYFVGGSLFDHVKPNMDIYKTEIFGPVLSVVRAKNYEEALDLPMKHEYGNGVAIYTRDGDAARDFASRINIGMIGVNVPIPVPLAYHSFGGWKSSSFGDLNQHGTDSIKFWTRTKTITARWPSGIKDGAEFVMPTMK; from the coding sequence ATGCAAGAGATCGGTCATTTCATTGGCGGCAAGCACGTCGCCGGCACCAGCGGCCGCACGAGCAACGTCTACAATCCGGCAACCGGCGAAGTGCAGGCAACGGTCGCGCTCGCAAGCGTCGAGGAAATTCGCGCAGCCGTCGAAAACGCCAAGGCCGCGCAGCCGAAATGGGCCGCCACCAATCCGCAGCGCCGTGCCCGCGTTTTCTTCAAGTTCGTCGAGCTTCTGAACAAGAATATGGACGAACTGGCTGTGATGCTCTCCAAGGAACACGGTAAGACGGTCGAGGACTCCAAGGGTGATGTCATCCGCGGCCTGGAAGTCTGCGAATTCGTCTGCGGCATTCCGCACCTGCAGAAGAGTGAGTTCACCGAAGGCGCCGGCCCGGCGATCGACATGTATTCCATCCGCCAGCCAGTCGGTGTTGGCGCCGGCATTACGCCGTTCAATTTCCCGGCCATGATCCCGATGTGGATGTTCGCGCCGGCGATCGCCTGCGGCAACGCCTTCATCCTGAAGCCGTCCGAGCGCGATCCCTCCGTGCCGATCCGTCTCGCCGAACTGATGATCGAAGCCGGTCTGCCGGCAGGCATCCTCAACGTCGTCAATGGCGACAAGGCTGCGGTCGACGCCATCCTGACCGATCCTGATATTGCTGCAGTTACCTTCGTCGGTTCCACGCCGATTGCCCGTTATGTCTACGGCACGGCGGCGATGAACGGCAAGCGCGCCCAATGCTTCGGCGGCGCCAAGAACCATATGATCATCATGCCGGATGCCGACATGGATCAGGCCGTCAACGCCCTGATGGGTGCGGGCTACGGTTCGGCCGGCGAACGTTGCATGGCGATCTCCGTCGCCGTTCCGGTCGGTGAAGACACGGCCAATCGCCTGGTGGAAAGGCTGGTGCCGAAGATCGAATCCCTGCGCATCGGCCCCTACACCGATGACAAGGCCGATATGGGCCCGCTCGTCACCAAGGATGCTTATAACCGCGTCAACGGCCTGATCGACCGCGGTGTTGAGGAAGGCGCCAAGCTCGTTGTCGATGGCCGTGGCTTCAAGCTGCAGGGTTACGAGGACGGATATTTCGTCGGCGGCAGCCTGTTCGACCATGTCAAACCCAACATGGATATCTACAAGACCGAAATCTTCGGGCCTGTTCTCTCGGTCGTCCGCGCCAAGAACTATGAAGAAGCGCTCGACCTGCCGATGAAGCATGAATATGGCAATGGCGTCGCGATCTATACCCGCGATGGCGACGCCGCCCGCGATTTCGCCTCGCGCATCAATATCGGCATGATCGGCGTCAACGTACCGATCCCGGTTCCGCTCGCTTATCACTCCTTTGGCGGCTGGAAGTCGTCGAGCTTCGGTGATCTCAACCAGCACGGCACGGATTCGATCAAGTTCTGGACCCGCACCAAGACGATCACCGCCCGCTGGCCGTCCGGCATCAAGGATGGTGCCGAGTTCGTCATGCCGACGATGAAGTGA
- a CDS encoding VOC family protein, whose translation MSATYQIDYLEFPSTDGLKTRRFFEEAFEWSFVSYGPTYHAIEAAGIDAGIQGNAAEATDAPLPVVRTTDLEAAQRAVELAGGVVTRPAFDFPGGRRFHFREPGGCEMAVWVSAP comes from the coding sequence ATGTCCGCGACCTATCAGATCGACTATCTCGAATTTCCATCGACCGACGGGTTGAAGACCCGGCGCTTTTTCGAGGAAGCTTTCGAATGGAGCTTCGTCAGCTACGGGCCGACCTATCACGCCATCGAAGCCGCCGGCATCGACGCTGGCATCCAGGGCAACGCGGCAGAAGCCACCGACGCGCCACTTCCCGTCGTGCGGACGACGGATCTGGAAGCGGCGCAGCGCGCCGTCGAACTCGCCGGCGGTGTGGTAACGCGCCCCGCCTTCGACTTTCCCGGCGGCCGGCGCTTTCATTTCCGCGAGCCCGGCGGCTGCGAGATGGCGGTCTGGGTTTCAGCGCCGTGA
- the rirA gene encoding iron-responsive transcriptional regulator RirA, with product MRLTKQTNYAVRMLMYCAANEGHLSRIPEIARAYGVSELFLFKILQPLTKAGLVETVRGRNGGVRLGKPATDISLFDVVRVTEDSFAMAECFEEGVVECPLVDSCGLNSALRKALNAFFDVLTEYSIDDLVKARPQINFLLGLTDEDRRAIAKKPAIAAPAA from the coding sequence ATGCGCTTGACCAAGCAGACCAACTACGCAGTGCGCATGCTCATGTATTGCGCCGCCAATGAAGGCCACTTGAGTCGCATTCCGGAAATCGCCAGAGCCTATGGTGTTTCCGAACTGTTTTTGTTCAAGATTTTGCAGCCGCTCACTAAGGCCGGCCTCGTCGAAACCGTGCGTGGCCGCAATGGCGGCGTGCGTCTCGGCAAGCCGGCGACCGATATCAGCCTGTTCGACGTCGTCCGGGTAACCGAAGATAGTTTCGCGATGGCGGAATGTTTCGAGGAAGGTGTCGTCGAATGCCCGTTGGTCGATAGTTGCGGACTGAATTCAGCGCTGCGCAAGGCGCTCAACGCCTTCTTCGACGTGCTGACGGAATATTCCATCGACGACCTCGTCAAAGCCCGTCCGCAGATCAATTTCCTGCTCGGTCTGACCGACGAGGATCGCAGGGCGATCGCCAAGAAGCCGGCGATCGCGGCACCGGCTGCCTGA